The following are encoded together in the Coffea arabica cultivar ET-39 chromosome 1c, Coffea Arabica ET-39 HiFi, whole genome shotgun sequence genome:
- the LOC140003935 gene encoding pentatricopeptide repeat-containing protein At5g27110-like produces the protein MFYMDSVKLFSLLKSCINSKSVTNGKVIHQKLITLGLQNDIGLSKNLINLYISCHEFQSAELVFQTIENPLDITLWNGLMAAYSKNFMYNEALELFEKLLKFPHIRPDSYTYPSVIKACSGLKRAENGRMIHAQLIKIGILSDVVVASSMIGAYAKCDMFDYAVQLFDEMPERDVASWNTVISCYYQSRQYEKALELFENMKRMGFKPNSVTFTSAISSCARVTDLERGMRIHQDLVRSEFVLDDFVITALVDMYGKCGCLEKAKEVFEQIKKKSLVAWNVMISGYGLRGDSKSSIELLLRMNEEKIRPSSTTVSSLLMACSKSAQLQHGKFVHGYIIRNDIETDIIVSSSLVDLYFKCGSIVPAERIFLKMPKNNVISWNVMISGYVSVGSYFEALAIFNEMGEVGIKPDAVTFTSALASCTQLAALEQGKEIHKLVMESKVEPNEIVMGALLDMYAKCGAVDEALCVFNQLRKRDLVSWTSMIGAFGSHGQAHEALKLFFDMLLSNVLPDRVAFIAIISACSHAGLVDDGYHYFNVMVNDYKIQPNSEDYSCLIDLLGRAGRLDEAYAILQRTPCIKEDVGLLSTLFWACHKHGEQEIVEEIARLLMQKDLDDPSTYTILANMYSSNRRWDIARKFRMKMKELGVRKNPGCSWVEIDKRIQTFFVEDKSFPLAEMVYECLSTISSHMEKDELLYD, from the coding sequence ATGTTTTACATGGACAGTGTAAAgctgttttctcttttgaaatCTTGCATTAATTCAAAATCAGTAACAAATGGCAAAGTCATACACCAAAAATTAATCACTTTAGGCTTACAAAACGATATTGGGCTGTCCAAAAACCTCATCAATCTCTATATCTCTTGCCATGAATTTCAATCTGCTGAGTTAGTTTTCCAAACCATAGAAAACCCTTTAGACATCACCTTATGGAATGGCCTTATGGCTGCTTACTCCAAGAACTTCATGTACAATGAAGCTCTTGAACTTTTTGAAAAGTTATTGAAGTTCCCTCATATTAGGCCAGATAGTTACACTTACCCAAGTGTAATCAAGGCTTGTAGCGGGTTAAAAAGGGCGGAAAATGGTAGAATGATTCATGCCCAGTTGATAAAGATTGGGATTTTGTCAGATGTTGTGGTTGCTAGCTCTATGATTGGTGCGTATGCGAAGTGTGATATGTTTGATTATGCTGTACagctgtttgatgaaatgcctgaAAGAGATGTTGCGAGTTGGAACACAGTGATATCTTGTTATTATCAGAGTAGGCAATATGAGAAAGCGCTTGAATTGTTTGAAAATATGAAGAGAATGGGGTTCAAGCCTAATTCAGTTACGTTTACCTCTGCTATTTCTTCATGTGCAAGAGTTACGGATTTGGAAAGAGGGATGAGGATTCACCAGGATTTGGTAAGAAGTGAATttgttttggatgattttgttATTACTGCTCTTGTGGATATGTATGGGAAATGTGGATGTTTAGAGAAGGCCAAAGAAGTTTTTGAGCAAATAAAGAAGAAGAGTTTAGTAGCTTGGAATGTAATGATTTCAGGGTATGGATTGAGAGGAGATAGTAAATCATCTATTGAACTTTTGCTGAGGATGAATGAGGAAAAAATTAGGCCTAGTTCAACAACTGTTAGCAGCTTACTGATGGCTTGTTCTAAATCAGCTCAACTGCAGCATGGGAAATTTGTTCATGGCTACATTATCAGGAATGACATAGAAACTGATATCATCGTTAGTAGCTCACTTGTTGATTTATATTTCAAATGTGGAAGTATTGTACCAGCTGAAAGAATCTTCTTGAAGATGCCGAAGAATAATGTAATTTCTTGGAATGTGATGATCTCTGGATATGTATCAGTTGGCAGTTACTTTGAGGCTCTTGCCATCTTCAATGAGATGGGAGAAGTTGGCATAAAACCTGATGCAGTTACTTTTACCAGTGCATTGGCATCTTGTACTCAATTGGCTGCTTTAGAACAGGGCAAGGAAATTCACAAGCTGGTCATGGAGAGTAAAGTGGAGCCAAATGAGATAGTCATGGGAGCCCTCCTTGACATGTATGCCAAATGCGGAGCTGTAGATGAAGCTCTTTGTGTTTTTAATCAGCTTCGCAAGAGAGATCTTGTGTCATGGACATCAATGATCGGGGCTTTTGGGTCTCATGGCCAGGCTCATGAAGCTCTAAAACTTTTTTTTGACATGCTGCTCTCAAATGTGTTACCAGACAGAGTGGCCTTCATTGCAATAATTTCTGCATGTAGCCATGCAGGATTAGTTGATGATGGCTATCATTATTTCAATGTAATGGTCAATGACtacaaaattcaaccaaattCTGAAGACTACTCATGTCTTATTGATCTTCTTGGTCGTGCTGGTAGATTAGATGAAGCTTATGCGATTCTACAGAGAACTCCCTGTATCAAAGAGGACGTTGGTTTGTTAAGCACTCTATTCTGGGCTTGCCATAAGCATGGGGaacaagaaatagtggaggaaaTTGCTAGATTGCTCATGCAAAAGGACCTGGATGATCCATCCACCTACACTATTTTGGCAAACATGTATTCTTCGAACAGAAGATGGGATATTGCACGCAAGTTTAGGATGAAGATGAAAGAGCTTGGAGTAAGAAAAAACCCTGGATGTAGCTGGGTTGAAATTGACAAGAGAATACAGACCTTCTTTGTGGAGGATAAATCTTTCCCATTAGCAGAGATGGTATATGAGTGCCTGTCCACAATAAGCAGTCACATGGAGAAGGATGAATTGCTTTATGATTGA
- the LOC113714058 gene encoding probable 2-oxoglutarate-dependent dioxygenase AOP1 → MGSETTSLPTIDFSNPGLKPGAPEWDLVKDQVRKALEEYGCFEALFDKIPLELQKSLFDALEELFDLPLQTKVRNSSKKPFHGYVGQYPMVPLYESMGIDDATISEKVESFTDLLWPEGNSNFCKTVHSYSDQLSDLDKIVRRMILESLGAEKYMDEHMDSTNYLLRVMKYKGPQTTEPKLGLNAHTDKNIVTILSQNQVQGLELLTKDGHWIDVKPSPGSFIVMIGDSLLAWTNGRLHSPYHQVMMTGNEARYSAGLFSIPKAGYIIKAPEELVDEEHPLLFKPFDHVEFLSFYYTEAGQRAQSALKTYCGV, encoded by the exons ATGGGTTCTGAGACCACTAGCCTTCCTACTATAGATTTCTCCAACCCCGGATTGAAGCCAGGCGCTCCAGAGTGGGATTTAGTGAAAGATCAAGTGCGTAAAGCACTTGAAGAATATGGTTGCTTTGAAGCATTGTTTGATAAAATCCCTCTTGAActtcaaaaatcactttttgacGCCTTAGAAGAGCTTTTCGACCTCCCTTTGCAGACCAAAGTCAGAAACTCATCGAAGAAGCCTTTCCATGGCTATGTTGGACAGTATCCCATGGTGCCACTGTATGAAAGCATGGGTATTGATGATGCAACCATATCTGAAAAAGTTGAGAGCTTCACTGACCTCTTGTGGCCTGAGGGAAACTCAAATTTTtg CAAGACTGTGCATTCCTACTCGGATCAGCTGTCAGACTTGGATAAGATTGTGAGAAGGATGATATTGGAGAGCCTAGGCGCTGAAAAATATATGGATGAGCACATGGATTCAACAAATTACCTTCTTAGAGTCATGAAGTACAAAGGACCTCAAACAACTGAGCCAAAGCTTGGACTAAATGCTCATACTGATAAGAACATAGTAACCATTTTGTCTCAAAATCAAGTACAAGGATTGGAACTTCTCACAAAAGATGGACATTGGATTGATGTCAAACCTTCTCCAGGATCCTTCATTGTCATGATTGGAGATTCCCTCCTC gCATGGACAAATGGCCGATTGCACTCTCCCTATCACCAAGTAATGATGACTGGAAACGAGGCCCGGTACTCAGCTGGTTTATTTTCAATCCCAAAGGCTGGCTACATAATAAAAGCCCCAGAAGAGCTCGTAGATGAAGAGCACCCCTTGCTGTTCAAGCCATTTGATCATGTTGAGTTCCTGTCATTCTACTACACCGAGGCTGGACAAAGAGCTCAATCTGCCCTCAAGACTTACTGTGGCGTCTAA